Part of the Henckelia pumila isolate YLH828 chromosome 2, ASM3356847v2, whole genome shotgun sequence genome is shown below.
TCTTCCAAATTCTTGGATCTGTTACATATGGATCTGTTTGTTCCTATACCGATCaggagcttagggggaatgagatatacctTAGTGATTGTGGATGATTACTCTCGGTTTACTTGGGTAATTTTCTTAtcatccaaagatcaaactgctactcacctgataaaaatttttaaacgtATGAAAAATGAGAAACATACTGGGATAGAcaggatcaggagtgatagaagcactgagtttttaaacaaaacCCTTGAATCCTATCTAGATGACCAGAGGATCAAGCATGAGTTATCTGCTGCTTGGACCCCACAGCAAAACGGGGTTGCTGAACGAAGAAATCGAACTCTTAAGGAGGCagctagaactatgattgctgattccaaTGTATCTCAAAGACTCTGGGCATAAGCAATTAACACAGCATGTtacactcaaaacagatctatgattaacaagagacacaacaaaacaccatatgagatctggaataaCACAAAACCTGATGTCTcgtattttaaagtatttggttGTGTTTGTTATATTCATGATAATGGAAAACATCGCCTGACAGCTTTTGATGCAAAAGCAGATGAAGGCATATTTGTTGGATTTTCCTCAGTCAGCCGAGCTTACAGAGTGTTCAACAAAAGATCACTGACTATAGAGGAatccattcatgttattttttatgaaacTACTGTATGTGCAGGAAAGTCTCAAACTGACATTCAAGATTTAGACAGCAGGCTGAAATCAACCGTTCTACAGGATGAAAGTGATAGTGATGACCCTCCTGACACAAGAGATGAGCAAGCAGAAGAGATTATTAAACCCAATGAAGGAGGAGTATATCACATCAATGAAGAACAGATAATCGGAGAGGGTGCTATTGAACCTAACAACGCAATCAGGGATGAGGAAGACACTCAAACAGGCACAAATCCTCTCGGACCAAATCTTCGGTGGAGTAAAAATCACCCACGTGATCTGGTCATCGGTAACCCTACTGCACTTATTCGTACACGTAATCAACTAATTGATGAGCTATTGCATGCAACTTTCATTTCACAGCTAGAGCCCAAACACATAGATGAAGCATTACAAGAtgctagctggattgaagcaatgcaaGAAGAACTAAATCAGTTCACTAGAAACAAAGTGTGGAATCTAGTCCCTCGACCGACAAATCAAAACATCATAGGCACCAGATGGGTGTTTCGCAACAAATTGAATGAGGATGGGACAGTGGTAAGAAATAAAGCCCGACtagttgctcaaggattcagacaagaggaAGACATTGACTTTGAAGAATCATTCTCTCCAGTAGCAAGGCTTGAGGCTATCAGAATATTCCTTGCCTATGCTGCTTACAAAAACTTCAAAttatatcaaatggatgtcaagtcagcttttctcaatgg
Proteins encoded:
- the LOC140877469 gene encoding uncharacterized protein, translating into MRFVRSSTIYEHVEPDIDVKQPSRYEKGKHEGLGYVKPKIPRKEETWNKPRLNEQRMGNQTKFKQSRLNNTDQKFKQYTVKPSSHKNSHRVPPPTHLKNTHTGKTVRVIQVLSVKSVEKNSAIERSTWYLDSGCSRHMTGNKDLLSNIIQYKGPKIIFGDNSKGRTVGKGKITHAFDAKADEGIFVGFSSVSRAYRVFNKRSLTIEESIHVIFYETTVCAGKSQTDIQDLDSRLKSTVLQDESDSDDPPDTRDEQAEEIIKPNEGGVYHINEEQIIGEGAIEPNNAIRDEEDTQTGTNPLGPNLRWSKNHPRDLVIGNPTALIRTRNQLIDELLHATFISQLEPKHIDEALQDASWIEAMQEELNQFTRNKVWNLVPRPTNQNIIGTRWVFRNKLNEDGTVVRNKARLVAQGFRQEEDIDFEESFSPVARLEAIRIFLAYAAYKNFKLYQMDVK